A portion of the Dehalococcoidia bacterium genome contains these proteins:
- a CDS encoding recombinase family protein — translation MTTASLNQKTPHRVLGFEDLKGLRARGYIRDSTLDQRDGAGPEIQRRNEERFAQSYGLVLHGRWYTEFVSGRSMGKRREFQQVLEDARLDLFDVLLVDHTSRFGRNQAECIRHKEELQRLGKIVVFVSQGIISGSDRDFLAERINETLDEQYSRNLSRYVAAGLAEKARQGIANGVPPLGYQSEKLDNGKRERKVPDSQTMPILLELLHCYASRRYSYQSLADYLNAKGYQTRNGRPFTVGSVEQVLENRFYAGKAVYHPGKPDEEVRDGSHDVPAEVKDLWLQCQEAKRQKTRPGQHSHRAETRIYPLTGVLVCDLCDKPYHGEAVQHPSGRLSRRMYHYLRRCDVRPRSTDADTVEQTFGQDVLTHLHLDDGWRSAVLKALAQEGATPDTTLEMKRIEGALANLRKQHLWGAVADDEFRRTFEALDRQRRALEAQRQPVPTPNLDRAAALLQDMPALWTHPGVSDVQRRELAREVFEEVRLRGRQITAVQPKPTYAPLFAYAVLRGSDMSGVGASGLQATLLSHSVVSSAKKQRSPMARNASHNSRWSGIHPAAYDRERACCGDYAVGPRKGL, via the coding sequence ATGACAACTGCCAGCCTGAACCAAAAGACCCCCCACCGAGTTCTCGGCTTCGAAGACCTCAAAGGTCTGCGCGCACGCGGCTACATACGGGACAGCACACTCGACCAGCGTGACGGCGCTGGGCCCGAGATTCAACGGCGGAATGAAGAGCGCTTCGCCCAAAGCTATGGACTGGTACTCCACGGGCGGTGGTATACCGAGTTCGTGTCGGGCCGCAGCATGGGCAAGCGGCGGGAGTTCCAGCAGGTGCTCGAAGATGCGCGGCTTGACCTCTTTGACGTCCTTCTCGTGGACCACACGTCCCGCTTCGGACGTAATCAGGCGGAGTGCATCCGCCACAAGGAGGAACTCCAGCGCCTGGGCAAGATTGTGGTCTTCGTCAGTCAAGGAATCATCTCCGGCAGCGACCGGGACTTCCTGGCGGAGCGCATCAACGAGACCCTGGACGAACAATACAGTCGGAACCTATCCCGCTACGTCGCGGCGGGTCTGGCGGAAAAGGCCAGGCAGGGCATCGCCAACGGCGTCCCGCCCCTGGGTTACCAGAGTGAGAAGCTGGACAACGGAAAGCGGGAAAGGAAGGTGCCCGATTCGCAGACCATGCCAATTCTGCTAGAGCTCCTGCATTGCTACGCTTCCAGGCGCTACTCCTACCAATCCCTGGCCGACTATCTCAATGCGAAGGGCTATCAGACACGCAACGGGCGGCCCTTCACCGTCGGCTCCGTCGAGCAGGTGCTGGAGAACAGGTTTTACGCGGGCAAAGCGGTCTATCACCCCGGCAAGCCGGACGAAGAGGTGCGGGACGGCTCCCACGACGTGCCCGCCGAGGTCAAGGACCTCTGGCTCCAGTGCCAGGAGGCGAAGCGGCAGAAGACACGTCCCGGCCAACACAGCCATCGGGCGGAGACCCGCATCTACCCGCTCACCGGCGTGCTGGTGTGCGATCTTTGCGACAAGCCCTATCACGGAGAGGCGGTGCAGCACCCGAGCGGTCGTCTGTCCCGCAGGATGTATCACTACCTCCGCCGCTGCGACGTGCGCCCGCGCTCCACGGATGCGGACACCGTCGAGCAGACCTTCGGCCAGGATGTGCTCACTCACCTCCACCTCGACGACGGCTGGCGCTCCGCCGTCCTGAAGGCTTTGGCGCAGGAGGGCGCGACGCCGGACACCACGCTGGAGATGAAGCGCATCGAGGGCGCGCTGGCCAACCTGCGAAAGCAGCACCTGTGGGGCGCCGTGGCGGACGACGAGTTCCGACGGACATTTGAAGCCCTGGACCGCCAGCGGCGGGCATTAGAGGCGCAACGGCAGCCCGTCCCTACACCGAACCTGGACCGCGCGGCGGCGCTCCTGCAGGATATGCCCGCTCTGTGGACACATCCTGGGGTGAGCGATGTCCAGCGCCGAGAGTTGGCGCGGGAGGTCTTTGAGGAGGTCAGGCTGCGGGGCCGTCAGATAACAGCGGTACAGCCCAAGCCGACGTACGCTCCCCTCTTTGCCTACGCTGTCTTGAGAGGCAGCGATATGAGTGGTGTCGGGGCGAGTGGACTTCAGGCGACGCTTCTCAGCCACTCCGTTGTGTCGTCTGCGAAAAAACAGCGATCGCCGATGGCAAGGAACGCTTCCCATAACAGTCGGTGGAGTGGAATTCACCCTGCGGCGTATGATAGAG